Genomic segment of Dactylococcopsis salina PCC 8305:
GTGAATGCGTTATTAGTGCATTTAGAAATCAAAAATCGCAGTAATTTAGTGGAACATTAAAGGAATGAATCAGTCTTCTCAATTGAGTAAAGATTACGCGATGTTGCAATGGTTGAATCATCATCGTTCAGAGGTTTTGGAGTTATACAAAAATCAATACATTGCTTACGATGAAACTGGAGTCATTGCTAATGGTGAAAATTTACAGGAAGTGTTAGCTTTAGCGAAAGTAGCGAGGGATGATTTCTCGATTTATTTAGTTCCTCCTCAACGGTGTTCGGTTCAAATTTTACCGATTTATTTTCGTTCGGTTGTTCGTCACCAATGGCAGCCCAATTATCAGGTCATTCTTAAGCATAAAGAGAAGGAAATAAAAGCTAGTTTATTGGTGGATTCTGGTGCAGAAATTAGTCTGATTTCCCACAAGTTAGGGGAAGATTTAGGCTATACTTTAGCAGATGCTGAGTCATTATTATCCGCAGAAACGATCGGGGGAAAGGTGGAGTATGTGTTGCGAAATGTAGAGATGATAATTGATGGTTATTCCTTGATTGTTCCCACAGCTTGGTTACAAACTCCGATCGAGAGTGAACAATTACTTTTAGAAAGAGAGTTGTTTGCTCTTATATCAGGTTCAGCTAATTCCTTAGAATTGGTGTTGGGTTTCGCTTCCCTTCACCCAACCTACTCCACTTTAAATGCACACCAGCTTAATTGTTGTCTAAGTCAGAATCAAGCTGACGCAGTTGACCTTTAATGGCTTGCGATCGAGCGATTAAATCATCAATTTTGGCTTCTAATTGCTTCCGAAAAGATTTCGACATTTGGTCTCTTCGCAAGTGAACCGAAAGCAAATCACGAACGATCGTTTTCGCTAATTCTCTGACTTGTTTTGCTTGTTTATAGAGGATTAATTCTTCTTTCATCCTTCTAAAATTTGTTAAATTAAAGACAAACAGGAGAGAGAGAGACGAGCAATGAGTGAAACTGGAATTACATTTGAACAAGCGATCGAGCGGACACAAGATTTAATTCAGAAGCGGGAAAACGGAATCATCGAAGCAAACCAACTTCAAGAGGAAATTAGTGGCTTAGTCGCCACAGAAAACGGCGCGAGAGGCTTTTTTGTCGCTTACCTCACGAACAACTCCTCTTTTCCAGATCAGCCCTCAGAAGCCGTATTAGTCGCGTTGAAAACGTCTCCAGAATTAGTCAGTGAGTTACTGGTGAAAAATGTAGCAATGTCCACCGCTATGGCAATCACTCATCGCCGTCAAGATAATGAAAGTATGGCACAAAGCTCCGATCGCGTCCAACAACGCAGCTTAAATTTAATTCAACATCTTAAGCAGCAATTAGCCCAAGAGAAAGCCCAACGAATGCGAAACAGTGCGCTAACAGGAGAAGGAGAAGCAGATATCGCCTTTTTTCAGCGTTGGGGGTATGATCAAGAACAACGGGAAGCGATCGCGCAACAATTAGAGAAAATCTTGTAATAATGACTCTAGAAACCTTCTTTCATCTTCCTGTCTTAACCGAAGCCGTGATTCAAGGATTAAACATCCAAGAAAACGGACATTACCTAGACGCAACCGTTGGCGGTGGTGGACATAGTGAATTAATCTTAAACAGTGGCAAAAACATTAAATTAACCGCATTGGATCAAGATGAAAGCGCGATCGAAGCGGCAAAAAAAAGACTCGCCTTTGCGCTTCCAGAACAAGTCAAATTTCACCACATCAACTTTAGCCAGTATCATCCCGAAACCGAATTTGATGGCATTTTAGCAGACTTAGGCGTAAGCTCAACCCAACTTGATCAACCCGAAAGAGGCTTTAGTTTCAACAAAGAAGCCCCTTTAGATATGCGAATGAATCCCCATCAAACCCTAACCGCAAGTGACATTATTAATCACTGGGATGAAACCACACTCGCCGACATTTTCTATCAATACGGAGAAGAAAGACACTCGCGGAAAATTGCGAGGAGAATCTTACAACAGCGTCCCTTCTATCATACAACCGAACTCGCCAGCGCGATCGCCCTGTGTTTCCCCCCTCAAAAACGCTATGGGAGAATCCATCCTGCTACCCGTGTTTTCCAAGCACTTCGCATCGCTGTCAACAACGAATTAGAGAATCTGAAAACCTTTCTGGAAACCTCTCCCCACTGGCTAAAACCCGAAGGAAAAATCGTTCTAATCAGTTTTCATAGCTTAGAAGATCGTCTCGTTAAACATGGCTTTCGCGAACATCCCCAACTAGAAGTGTTAACCAAAAAACCGATCGTAGCCACCGCAGAAGAAAAACAAAAAAACCCTCGCGCTCGTTCTGCTAAACTGAGAGTGGCTCAGAGAATTAATCCCAATCTCACTAACCCTTAAACTTTCCTTAAACTGAAAAAACTCTGACCCAAGCAGACTTGTGCTAACATCTGGAGTAATATTAAATCAAATTTAGATTTTGAGACAATGAGCAAGGTTTTGGTGCTAAACGCCTCCTACGAACCGCTCAACCTCACCAGTTGGCGAAGAGCGGTAGTTTTGTTGCTCAAAGGGAAAGCGGAACAACTGGAATATAACGGTAAATTCATTTACACAGACTTTCCTTTACCGACAGTAATCCGTTTGCGGTATTACGTCCGAGTACCTTACAAAGAAATACCTTTGACCCGTCGGAACATTTTAGAACGAGATAGCAATCGTTGCCAATATTGCGGCTACAAAGGAGATCAACTCACTTTAGATCATGTTATCCCCCGTTCTCGCGGTGGTGGAGACAGTTGGGAAAATATGGTCGCCGCTTGTGTCCGATGTAACGTCAAAAAAGGCAGTCGCACGCCCAAGGAAGCGGAAATGCCCTTGGCACGTCCTCCCCGTCGTCCTTATAGCAGTCTCCATTTTGAACTTGCTAGACATATTCAAGGGGAACGCAATCAAGAATGGCGCAAATATGTCATCGGTATTCCTTAAGCTAGGTGATCATAACATAATCAGGAAAACCAAAGCAAGATATAATTTTCGATTAGACAGGGAAATTTTTCTCTGTCTCTTTGATATTGGTAGGATAGCGATCGATGCTAAAGTTTGGGTGCTAGAATGTCCTCGAATCTGATTAACGTGAAAAATTCGACTAACAATCAAGAGAAGCAAACGGCGACAGAGACGAAAAACTCGCCAGAAGTGATTCCATCGTCTTCACAAAATCATCAAGAAACCGATGCTTCTTTAGACGAAATTATAGACGCATTTAAAAAAACTTTAGAGCGTCATCGTGGGGAAAGACAACTGGTAATCATCCAAGATTTCCCTGATCCTGATGCGTTATCTAGTGCTTGGGCTTACCAACTGATCGCTCAACAATACGAGATTCAATGTGATATTGTCTATGCTGGAATTCTCTCTCATCAGGAAAACATCGCTTTAGTGAAATTAACCGCCTTACCTGCGAAACGATGGGGAATTCAAACGCTGAAAGAACGAGATTTATCCGTTTATCAAGGTTGTGTTTTAATCGACACCCAAGGCACAACCAGCCAATTAATGCCTTTAGTCCGTGAACAAAAACTTCCGATTACAGTGGTCATTGATCATCACAGTGATCAAGGAGATGTCAATGCAGAATTTATCGACTTACGCAATCAAACTAGAGCCACGGCAACTATTTTAACCCAGTATATCCAAGCTGGTTTAATTAAATTTAATAGCAGTAACAGTAAGCACGTAAAATGTGCGACTGCTCTCATGCACGGGTTGCGATCGGATACTAATCGCTTAATGCAAGCGCAAGAAGAAGATTTCCTCGCCGCCGCTTATCTGAGTCGTTTTTATGATGTAGAATTATTAAACGCGGTGTTACAAAGTTCTCGTTCTAAACGAGTAATGGATGTGATTGAGCGCTCATTGCGAAACCGTGTCGTCCAAAATAACTTTTGTATTGCGGGAGTGGGTTATTTGCGCTACGATGACCGTGATGCCATTCCCCAAGCCGCCGACTTTTTAGTGACAGAAGAAAATGTCCATACCGCAGTGGTTTATGGAATTGTTCACAATGAAGATGAGGAGTTAGAAGTGGTTATTGGGTCACTACGCACCACAAAATTAACCCTTGATCCTGATGAGTTTATTAAAGAGGCTTTTGGTCGCGACACGCAAGGAAGATATTTTGGCGGCGGACGTTATATGGCGGGTGGTTTTGAAGTGCCGTTAGGATTTTTGTACGGGTTTAATGATCATTCTGACTATGCCAAACTGAAGTGGGAAGTATTTGATACTCAGATTAAACAGAAACTGTTGCGCTTGGTTAATCCTGATGATAGTGTGATTAAGACTGATTAAAAAATGGAAAAACAGGTTTATTTAATTCGTCACGGAATCGCGATCGATCGCGCTTTATCAGAAGAAGATGCAACCCGTCCCTTAACTGAAAAAGGACGTAAAAAAAACGAAAAAGTTGCCAAAAAACTGAAAGATATTGGCATCAATTTTGATATAATTTTAACCAGTCCCTTACTCAGAGCGACACAAACCGCAGACATATTAGAAAAAGAGGGACTGACAAAAACCTTAGAAACTTTTTCTCCCCTTGCGCCTAATGGGAACATTGAAGATTGGTTAAATTGGTGGGAAGAAAACGCACCAGAAACAGTGGCATTAGTGGGACATGAACCCAATTTAGGAAACTGGTCAGAACTCTTAATTTGGGGAGAAATAAAAGGAAAATTAGTGGTAAAAAAAGCAGGAATCATTGGTTTAAACTGTCCGCAAGACCTCTCTCCTTTTGGCAATAGTGAGTTATTTTTATTAACTTCTCCCAAATGGCTACTTTCACAATGACCAACTAAGAGATTCACTGTAGGTTGGGTGAAGAGAAGCGAAACCCAACATTAATTAGTCATCATTGTAGAGACGTTCCATGGAACGTCTGTACATTGGTCATTAGTCATTGGAAAACAAAGAACAAAGGACAAAGGACGAAAGACAAAAACGTAGGTTGGGTAAAGTTTACGAAACCCAACAAAAATTAGTCATTAGAGAAAACGTAGGTTGGGTAAAGTTTACGAAACCCAACACCAATTCTAAAAAATTGAACTTTTGGAGTAGATTATGCTAAAAGATATTATCCAAGTCATTCCCAAAGAAAACTATAAACTCTATCTCAATTTTGAGGATAATTGTGAAGGAGTTGTTGATATTAGTCAACTGGTTGAATTTTCTGGTATCTTTGCACCGTTACAAGATTTAAACTATTTCCAAACTGTTAAAGTTAATCCAGAATGGGGAACAATTTATTGGTCTAATGGTGCAGATTTAGACTCAGATGTGCTATATTCTGTTGTTATATCAAGTTCGCTCGATCAATGATAAAGAGTAGGCCCTAGTGAAGCGAAGCGAAACCCAACACACATTATAAGCAATTACCCGAACTTGATATTACAGGAGAAAAGATTTTAGTGAATAACTATCAGTCATCAGTGACGAGTTAGCAGTGAATTAATAATCGATCATTGATGTTAAATTAGTAACTGATTAGTGTTGGGTTGCGTTTCTCTTCACCCAACCTACGGGGTTGTTGGGTTTCGTTGTTGGGTTTCGTTTCCCTCCACCCCACCTACAGTGAGTTTTACGAGTGAAAGCCCCCAGAATTGGGGGTTTGGGGGCAAAGTTGGGTTTCGTTTCCCTCCACCCCACCTACAGTGAGTTTTACGAGTGAAAGCCCCCAGAATTGGGGGTTTGGGGGCAAAGTTGGGTTGCGTTTCTCTCCACCCAACCTACGGGGTTGTTGGGTTTCGTTTCTCTCCACCCAACCTACGTGTCTTCTGTTGTTTCTATCTCCTCAGTAGGAGAAGGATCATGGCGATAGATGCGAACTTGAGACAAACGCGGACCATCGGTAGCGACGACTGTAATTTCTAAGTTGTCATAGGAAAGGGTTTCTCCTTGATGAGGGATTTTTTGGAATTGATACAGCAAAAACCCGCCGATGGTTTGATATTCATCGGTAATCGGTAAGTCTAAGTCTAAGAGTTCGTTCACCTCTTCTAAGTTCATTTGTGCTTGTACTAAAAATGTTTGTTCATCAAGCATCTGTAAGGCGGTTTCTTCTTCTCCTGTCGCACTTCCTCCTAATTCGCTGTCATCGCCAATAATTTCGTCGATTAAGTCTTTTAGAGTCACTAAACCTGCTGTTCCCCCAAATTCATCCACAATCATCACCATTTCTAAGCGAGAACGGCGCATTGTTCCTAAAAGTTCTCCTAAAGGGGTAAATTCGGGAACAAAGCGCACGGGACGAATCCAAGCACTAATGTTTGTTTCTGGGGTAAGATGACCTTTAGCAAGGGGAATGGCGAGTTCTTTAAAGTCGA
This window contains:
- the sixA gene encoding phosphohistidine phosphatase SixA, with product MEKQVYLIRHGIAIDRALSEEDATRPLTEKGRKKNEKVAKKLKDIGINFDIILTSPLLRATQTADILEKEGLTKTLETFSPLAPNGNIEDWLNWWEENAPETVALVGHEPNLGNWSELLIWGEIKGKLVVKKAGIIGLNCPQDLSPFGNSELFLLTSPKWLLSQ
- a CDS encoding DHH family phosphoesterase, translated to MSSNLINVKNSTNNQEKQTATETKNSPEVIPSSSQNHQETDASLDEIIDAFKKTLERHRGERQLVIIQDFPDPDALSSAWAYQLIAQQYEIQCDIVYAGILSHQENIALVKLTALPAKRWGIQTLKERDLSVYQGCVLIDTQGTTSQLMPLVREQKLPITVVIDHHSDQGDVNAEFIDLRNQTRATATILTQYIQAGLIKFNSSNSKHVKCATALMHGLRSDTNRLMQAQEEDFLAAAYLSRFYDVELLNAVLQSSRSKRVMDVIERSLRNRVVQNNFCIAGVGYLRYDDRDAIPQAADFLVTEENVHTAVVYGIVHNEDEELEVVIGSLRTTKLTLDPDEFIKEAFGRDTQGRYFGGGRYMAGGFEVPLGFLYGFNDHSDYAKLKWEVFDTQIKQKLLRLVNPDDSVIKTD
- the rsmH gene encoding 16S rRNA (cytosine(1402)-N(4))-methyltransferase RsmH; amino-acid sequence: MTLETFFHLPVLTEAVIQGLNIQENGHYLDATVGGGGHSELILNSGKNIKLTALDQDESAIEAAKKRLAFALPEQVKFHHINFSQYHPETEFDGILADLGVSSTQLDQPERGFSFNKEAPLDMRMNPHQTLTASDIINHWDETTLADIFYQYGEERHSRKIARRILQQRPFYHTTELASAIALCFPPQKRYGRIHPATRVFQALRIAVNNELENLKTFLETSPHWLKPEGKIVLISFHSLEDRLVKHGFREHPQLEVLTKKPIVATAEEKQKNPRARSAKLRVAQRINPNLTNP
- a CDS encoding DUF2442 domain-containing protein, whose product is MLKDIIQVIPKENYKLYLNFEDNCEGVVDISQLVEFSGIFAPLQDLNYFQTVKVNPEWGTIYWSNGADLDSDVLYSVVISSSLDQ
- a CDS encoding retropepsin-like domain-containing protein, with amino-acid sequence MNQSSQLSKDYAMLQWLNHHRSEVLELYKNQYIAYDETGVIANGENLQEVLALAKVARDDFSIYLVPPQRCSVQILPIYFRSVVRHQWQPNYQVILKHKEKEIKASLLVDSGAEISLISHKLGEDLGYTLADAESLLSAETIGGKVEYVLRNVEMIIDGYSLIVPTAWLQTPIESEQLLLERELFALISGSANSLELVLGFASLHPTYSTLNAHQLNCCLSQNQADAVDL
- a CDS encoding HNH endonuclease yields the protein MSKVLVLNASYEPLNLTSWRRAVVLLLKGKAEQLEYNGKFIYTDFPLPTVIRLRYYVRVPYKEIPLTRRNILERDSNRCQYCGYKGDQLTLDHVIPRSRGGGDSWENMVAACVRCNVKKGSRTPKEAEMPLARPPRRPYSSLHFELARHIQGERNQEWRKYVIGIP